Proteins encoded within one genomic window of Bacillota bacterium:
- the rhaI gene encoding L-rhamnose isomerase: MGKLDERYWTDRYRLLVEELQAEGIDVDKAKERLLQQHIETPSWGYADSGTRFKVFHQPGAARTAFEKLEDAAQVLRFTGIARSVAIHIPWDKVDDYDKLKARAEELGLKIGAVNPNLFQDDDYKFGSLAHPDPRVRKKAIAHVLECIDIMRQIDSRDLSLWLPDGTDYPGQDDFVARKRRLEESLNGIYRHLGPHMRLLIEYKLFEPAFYSTDVPDWGAALLHAQKLGPQAYVLVDLGHHAQGVNVEQIVAFLLDEGRLGGFHFNARKYADDDLTTGSINPYELFLIYNELLAAEERASGWLDVAFMIDQSHNTKPKVEATIQSVLNLQEAYARALLVNRARLQEAQEACDVIAAETELLKAFRRDVTPLLVEVRRELGVPIDPLREYRSSGYVEASAAARG; the protein is encoded by the coding sequence ATGGGGAAGCTGGATGAACGGTACTGGACCGATCGCTACCGCCTCCTGGTAGAGGAATTGCAAGCGGAGGGCATCGACGTTGACAAAGCGAAGGAACGGCTTCTCCAGCAGCACATCGAGACGCCGTCTTGGGGCTATGCGGACAGCGGGACGCGGTTCAAGGTCTTTCACCAGCCAGGGGCGGCTCGCACGGCGTTCGAGAAGCTGGAGGATGCGGCGCAGGTTCTCCGGTTTACGGGGATTGCCAGGAGCGTGGCAATCCACATACCCTGGGACAAAGTCGATGACTACGACAAGCTGAAGGCACGAGCTGAGGAGTTAGGCCTGAAGATTGGTGCCGTCAATCCCAACCTGTTCCAGGACGACGATTACAAGTTCGGAAGCTTGGCCCATCCGGACCCTCGGGTGCGGAAGAAGGCCATCGCTCACGTGCTCGAATGTATCGACATCATGAGGCAGATCGATTCCCGGGATCTGAGCCTGTGGCTTCCCGATGGCACCGATTATCCGGGGCAGGACGACTTTGTCGCCAGAAAGCGCCGTCTTGAGGAAAGCCTGAACGGGATTTACCGGCACCTCGGGCCGCACATGCGCTTGCTCATCGAATACAAGCTCTTCGAGCCGGCCTTTTACTCGACGGATGTGCCCGACTGGGGAGCAGCCCTCTTGCATGCGCAAAAGCTGGGTCCGCAGGCATACGTGCTGGTCGACTTGGGCCACCACGCCCAGGGGGTCAACGTGGAGCAAATCGTGGCCTTCCTGTTGGACGAAGGAAGGCTTGGGGGCTTTCACTTCAACGCCCGAAAGTACGCGGACGATGACTTGACCACGGGTTCGATCAACCCGTACGAGCTCTTTCTCATTTACAACGAGCTCCTGGCGGCCGAAGAGCGAGCCAGCGGGTGGCTAGACGTCGCGTTCATGATTGACCAGAGCCATAACACCAAGCCCAAGGTGGAGGCCACCATTCAGTCCGTTTTGAACCTGCAGGAGGCGTACGCCCGCGCGCTTTTGGTTAATCGAGCACGACTACAGGAGGCCCAAGAGGCCTGTGACGTCATTGCCGCTGAAACCGAGCTTCTTAAGGCTTTCCGGCGTGACGTGACCCCGCTCCTGGTAGAAGTTAGACGTGAGTTGGGTGTACCGATTGACCCACTAAGGGAGTACCGTTCGAGTGGGTATGTTGAAGCGAGCGCTGCCGCGAGAGGGTAG
- a CDS encoding rhamnulokinase family protein → MKAVAERPTLGMVAFDLGAESGRAVLGRFDGRRLTVEEVHRFPNEPVQAAGHLYWDFLRLFAEMKRGLGAARRAHGAALGAIGVDAWGVDFALFTADGELVANPYHYRDPHTKGMMERAFSILPARELFQITGIQMMPINTLFQLLALKTANSPLLRAASTLLMMPSAFSYLLSGEPVDEFTAVSTSQLYNSRAGCWASPILNAFDLPERLFPTVRRPGTVVGALRQEHAHELGMEPTPVVLPAGHDTACAVAAVPASPSSPGRTRAYISSGTWSLVGVERQQPITTEKAFAANLSNEGGVFGTFRLLKNVMGLWLLQQCQRQWQREGFDATYSELTRMASGARGRQCFIDPDDESFLRPTNVVESIQRFCRQTGQRVPEDRAEIVRTILKSLALKYRWVIEQIQEVTGSFVDRIHVVGGGARNELLCQLTADVTGRPVIAGPVEATAVGNLLMQAKALGEITTLEELRSVVRESFATTLYEPGRTADWEDTYQYFQNRILNWSGSERETASPL, encoded by the coding sequence ATGAAAGCGGTGGCCGAGAGACCCACGCTGGGTATGGTGGCCTTTGATCTCGGGGCTGAGAGCGGTCGAGCGGTCCTGGGGAGGTTTGATGGTCGGCGCCTGACAGTGGAGGAGGTGCATCGTTTCCCAAACGAACCAGTCCAAGCCGCTGGGCACCTCTACTGGGACTTCCTACGGCTGTTCGCCGAAATGAAGCGAGGCCTGGGGGCCGCGCGTCGCGCCCACGGCGCGGCACTGGGTGCGATTGGGGTCGATGCATGGGGCGTCGATTTCGCACTGTTTACCGCAGACGGTGAGCTAGTGGCGAACCCGTATCATTATCGCGATCCGCATACAAAGGGCATGATGGAAAGGGCCTTTTCCATCCTCCCCGCTCGCGAGCTGTTTCAAATCACTGGCATTCAGATGATGCCCATCAACACGCTGTTCCAGTTGCTGGCCCTGAAGACAGCGAACTCGCCGCTCTTGAGGGCGGCCAGTACGCTGCTCATGATGCCCAGCGCCTTCAGTTATCTGCTCAGCGGTGAGCCCGTTGATGAGTTCACAGCCGTATCTACCTCTCAGCTCTACAATTCACGAGCCGGATGCTGGGCGTCCCCCATTCTGAATGCCTTCGACCTACCCGAGCGCCTATTCCCGACCGTTCGACGGCCCGGTACCGTCGTAGGGGCCTTGCGTCAGGAGCACGCACACGAGCTAGGCATGGAACCAACACCTGTTGTGCTGCCGGCCGGCCACGACACGGCGTGCGCGGTAGCTGCGGTGCCAGCTTCCCCCTCGTCTCCCGGGAGAACGCGGGCCTACATCAGCTCCGGTACTTGGTCTTTGGTGGGAGTGGAGCGTCAGCAGCCCATTACGACAGAGAAGGCATTTGCGGCGAACCTGTCCAACGAAGGGGGCGTGTTCGGTACTTTCCGGCTGCTGAAGAACGTGATGGGCTTGTGGCTGTTGCAGCAGTGCCAGCGTCAGTGGCAACGAGAAGGCTTTGACGCCACTTATTCCGAGCTCACCCGAATGGCGTCCGGGGCCCGGGGGCGGCAGTGCTTCATCGACCCTGATGACGAGTCGTTCCTGCGGCCTACCAACGTGGTTGAATCTATTCAGCGTTTCTGCCGACAGACGGGACAACGTGTTCCTGAGGACCGCGCCGAGATAGTGCGTACTATCCTCAAAAGCCTCGCGCTGAAGTACCGATGGGTGATCGAGCAAATCCAGGAGGTGACCGGGAGCTTCGTCGACCGTATCCACGTGGTTGGCGGAGGTGCTCGTAACGAGCTCCTCTGCCAGCTGACTGCCGATGTTACGGGGCGGCCGGTCATCGCAGGCCCCGTCGAGGCGACGGCGGTCGGTAATCTCTTGATGCAGGCTAAAGCGTTAGGAGAGATCACAACGCTAGAGGAACTTCGGTCTGTAGTTCGGGAGTCGTTCGCAACTACGCTTTACGAACCGGGTCGAACTGCCGACTGGGAAGACACCTACCAGTACTTTCAAAACCGCATCTTGAACTGGTCCGGGTCCGAAAGGGAAACGGCAAGCCCCCTGTAG
- a CDS encoding L-rhamnose mutarotase — translation MQHVAFLLKVKREKIDEYKQRHKAVWPEMLQALREAGWHNYSLFLHEDGLLFGYLETDDFERARAEMAKREVNWRWQQEMAPFFEALDGKRPDEGLVLLEEVFHLD, via the coding sequence ATGCAGCACGTGGCTTTCTTACTGAAGGTCAAACGAGAGAAGATAGACGAGTACAAACAGCGGCACAAGGCGGTCTGGCCGGAAATGCTACAAGCCCTCCGCGAAGCAGGGTGGCACAACTACTCTCTCTTTCTTCACGAGGACGGGCTCCTCTTTGGCTACCTGGAAACAGATGACTTCGAGCGAGCACGAGCGGAAATGGCGAAGAGGGAAGTCAATTGGCGCTGGCAGCAAGAAATGGCTCCGTTTTTCGAGGCACTTGACGGTAAACGACCGGACGAGGGACTCGTACTGTTGGAAGAGGTGTTCCATCTAGACTGA